From the Sylvia atricapilla isolate bSylAtr1 chromosome 24, bSylAtr1.pri, whole genome shotgun sequence genome, the window gtgtccccagcactgtgccctgtgtcctcagcactgtgctgtgtgtccccagcgctgtgctgtgtgtccctggcacTGTGCCGCCTGCTCGGGCAGAGAGGACCCCCTGGGTAACTCACACTCACCTTTCTCGTGGGTGGTGTAGTTCCTGCCCGGGCTCCACTCGCTCCAGGAGGCCAATGCTGATGCTGAGTTCCGCCGGCACCGCATCTGGAAGTGGTACTGCGTGCCGAAGAGGAAGCCACAGGGCTGGGCGGTGCCGGCCCGGCCGATGATGCCGGTCACCTGGTGGCAGCCAGAACGAcggctgtgctggctcctgcctCGGGCAGGGGCTGGCCCCGGTGTGGGCACGAGGGGGGACACCTTGCCGTCCCACTCCCATGGGGACCCTTCCACTCCCAatgcctggagcagagggaggctcctggctcctgcccggtcccactgccccagcagcactcaCCAGGGCCCAGGCAGGGTCCTCGAGTGCCCGGTAGCGCAGCTCACACTGCAGCTCCATGTGCTTTGTGCCCCACGCCATATCCCAGGCCAGGGCAACGCAATCGGTCTGGAAGGGGATGGACTGGATGCTCTGCAGGGTTGGGGGGTCCAGCTTGGCTGTAGGAAGAGCAGGGGAGAGTTGGAGTGGTTTGTGGTGGGCAGTGCCCGGAGCCACGACCTCACACGTGCCTGTTGTTaatgccaggagctgcaggtagGATGCTGCAGCAAGAAATGGGGGGAAACCACCCCAAAGCATTTAGGAGAATGGCTGGTGGCAAGGGACAGGAGCCAGTGTGTGCCCCTGCTTGTGAGTGCAACACTGGCACAGTTCTACATTAATGCCTatgcagagaaaacagattcCATGGGGCCTGGTGTCTGGAGCACCCCACAGTTGGGTCTGCTCAGGGGTGAGAGCGTGGCACAGCCATGGAAGGGCTCAGCTGGTTCCTGGGCaagcccttccccagctctaGGTCAGGGAGGATAAGTCTCTCCATCTGGGAAGGCTCCTTTTATAAATAGTTTATAGGCACAGGATCCATTATTAATAGACCTGCTGAATAAATGGGTAATCaattgctgcaggagctgtggagtGCAGCAGGTCAACTGGCAGCTCATAACCCGCCGCACGCGCTGCTCGCTCTGTAACGCGGCGCTGGCCCCGATCCATCCCGGCAGGACATCCATCACGGAACCTGCCCGTAAAATGTGACCTCGAGGCCTCACGTGCTTTAATGTCACTTTAATGCCCCTGTCACCAGCTTCCCTGACCTCTGCGCCGTCACTCACCCACGTCCATGGGGTCGATGCAGAGATGCTCTGACTCGGCCGTGCCCAGGGCGTTGGTGGCTGACACCCAGATCTCCATTTGCCGGTACAGCTGGAGCAGCCGGCGGGGCACCGTGCAGTGGCTGTGCCCTCCTTGTGGTGTGCAGCCTGTCACTGCCtggcctctgctcctgcagcgCACAGAGCAGTGGGCTCGGGGTCCCTCTGGCAGAGGGTGAGGcttgctgtggggtttggcAGGGGACCGTGGTCCTGGGACTTACCCAGTGTACTTCAGCACGACGCTGGTGGGGAGGTGGCTGTCGGTTCCCTGCTCCCATTGGCACGTCAGCCCGTAGTCACTGAGGTTCAGGATGCAGCTGAGGTTGAAGGGCTTTGCAGGAGGGTCTGGGGGAGAACAGCCAGGAAAGAACCTGAGCAAGGGCCCGTccctgctggggaggagagTGATCTATAGAAGCAGCAGACTTACAGCCTGCTCTGATCTCGGTCATGCCAACGCGCTGCTTGGTCCCATTCCACTCCACACAGCACCACAGCTTGGCCTGCGTGTGGTTGAACCGGGGCAGGGTGAGGTTGGACACCTCTGTCCCCCCTGGCCCCTGGCGCTGGCTCCCAGCCACAGGCTTGTTGTCCAGCATCCAGCTGATCCGGATCTTCCCCTGCTCCAAGCCATGGCAGAGCTCTCCATGGACGGTGCAGGACGCCGTGACAGTCGAGCCCAGGGGCACAATGGGGGAGTCCAGAGTCACTAAGGCACagcccagtgtccctgcaggcGGGAGAAACATGCCACATCATTGTCACAGCTGTGACAAAGCCATCTCAGCTCCTCCGCGGCcgggcaggacacagggacgAGCCTCTCCCCTTAGAGGGGCCCCCCATCTCTGGAGAGGAAGAGCCGAGCGTTGGGCAAGCCACTGACACGTGCCAGGCCCCATCCTGCCCGTGCCAGGCCCCATCCTGCCCGTGCCCGCCGTGCTGCTGCCGTTCCTGCAGCCCCGGCCAGCCCGGGTGGCCGCAGGGTGCTGGGGGTGGCCGTGGGACAGGACGGGACGGACCGCACTCACCGCCCaggtggaggagcaggagcagggagagctgcagcaggaggggtgTCCCAGCACCGCGCCTGGTGGCCATGGTCTCCTCCGTGGCTTTGGCATCACCTGGAACGGAGAAAGCGGCTTCTCCTGGGGCTCGGCAAGGGCTGGGGACGAGGTGGGCTGAAGCGGCCGGGCTCCATTGTCACCGGCGCTTCCTGGAGCAGAATGTCCTTTCGCTGTCAGCGTCAGCCCTTCCCGCAGCCCTTCTGACACCTCCGCCCCCGGCTCGGCGCCCGCACCGCCACAGCCGCCGGCGTGGGGAGCGCAGGGCGGAGAGCCCAGAACGCGGGTCTGTCCGCACCGGCCCGGCTCCGCACCACATCCCGGCCACAGCACCCCGTGCCCGACCGCAGGCATGGAATGACTTTATCTACTCTATCTCCAGCCGCTGTCGGGCAGAGATTTGCGGTTTGAGGGCGGGTGAGGGCGGCGGAGGGCGATaagctgggagagggaagcgAATGACCGACAGCAGTAAAGAGGGACTGGCCGGAGCTGTGCGGGGTCCTGCCCACTCCCTTCCAGGCTTCCCCCGTCAgctgcatccctgcctgctgctgggaatggccctgggagctgcctctgcccctgcccacctctgcccGGGTCCTCTGTCCTGGACACGTCCGTGGTTCAGGAGGGGCTGCCCACACTGTGCCCAGCTCCTCACGCCCCAAGCCAACACCCAGAGAGAGACAAAACACTCCAGTGTAGGAAGTGGGACAGCGGCCACCTCTGAGCACTCGGCACATGCGGCTGTCCCAGGCAGGGGACTGGGTAGAGCAGCCGCAGACCAGATGCTGCTCAGTGGGACCTGAGCACCACGCACCGACCCCTACCTCACCTCCATCCCTACCTCgtctccatccctgcctctcctctgtgtCCGGGGTGTTTGGCTGCCGCTCACCGCCTGCTCCGAGCACGGGGCTCCGGCTGCCGGCGGCTGGCCGTGCTCAGTCTGTTTGCTAACATGCTGCTTTCCCCCCCGTTAGTTCCTCAAAACCAGGGCCGTTAGTTGCTGTGACGCTCTGAAGAAGGTGATTGCAAAACACTTCCCTGAAGTCTGCGACCCCCTCGCTCGCCGCAGGCAGGAAAAGCCCGCAGGGGACACGGACACTCCGGGCAGTGCCCGGCCTCCACCCTGCCCGCCCCAGGGCCGGCCTGGGCACAGCCGGGATGTGACACAGACGGTTCctcactgcagctgccctgggccaccccctggggctgggggacacgGCAGAGGAGCCGGGGAAAGAGACAGGAGGCCAGGGAATGAGCGACTCAAGGGGCAGGAGGCAAATCCGGCTGTGGCCGCCAGCGCAGGGTGATGTCACCTGGGAGCAGCTCACATCCCCAAGCCTGTGTCCGTGTCCACGTCCACGCAGTCCAGCTTGCCACAGGGTGAGCGGCCTGCgagatgcccatgtccccaccAGTATCTCCCAGTACTGACCATTAACACACGTTATTCCAACAGCTCCTTGCCTGGGGCAGTGCCGAGCTCCTGTGCCCACCCGtgccagcctggagcacagccccgTGGGGAATCCCGTGtctggtgggatggggctgccGTGGGGGGTAAACATAGGGTTGCTCAACCCCACACACACTCACAGCCTTCGCAACCACGGCGGCTGTTGTGCAAAGAGCTGTTTACTCTGGGCTTGGGGCGGTGTTTCATCTCCACGCCATGCTACAGTACTCACATAGCCAAAATCTGGGGGGCCAGCGGGAccccctgggagcagggagtcTCGGTGTGGTGGCAGACCAGCCTGGGGAGGTCTGCCTTTGTGTCCTGCAGAGCCGGGCCTTGTCAGGAGGGGATGGCCTGGGGCTCTCACCACCGACCTCACAAGCCCCACAGTCCAACAAAGGCACTTTCCCCCAGATCCGCCCTGTTTGTTCTGGGTCAGGCTGCTGGCGGGGGTGCGATGGAGGCTCAGCACCCCGGGCTGGGGCACGGCGCCGATTCCCACCgcctgc encodes:
- the CSF3R gene encoding granulocyte colony-stimulating factor receptor isoform X2, giving the protein MATRRGAGTPLLLQLSLLLLLHLGGTLGCALVTLDSPIVPLGSTVTASCTVHGELCHGLEQGKIRISWMLDNKPVAGSQRQGPGGTEVSNLTLPRFNHTQAKLWCCVEWNGTKQRVGMTEIRAGYPPAKPFNLSCILNLSDYGLTCQWEQGTDSHLPTSVVLKYTGSRGQAVTGCTPQGGHSHCTVPRRLLQLYRQMEIWVSATNALGTAESEHLCIDPMDVAKLDPPTLQSIQSIPFQTDCVALAWDMAWGTKHMELQCELRYRALEDPAWALVTGIIGRAGTAQPCGFLFGTQYHFQMRCRRNSASALASWSEWSPGRNYTTHEKAPTGKLDAWWGAQAAGTEGQQEVQLRWKAPRQREANGRVLGYRVTLSPRRRGRDPLTVCNTTHTHCSFSVPAGTRRVYLSAYNAAGESAPTEVVLLERKGQPLAGLRAVPGDEHSLWVHWEAPLAPVIAYVLEWQPVTAEPEHCSSCWQIEHDSAATTALIQDGIEPFQRYNISLYPLYEGTVGVPIHTTAYSQQKAPSYAPKLHLKRIGKSEAELCWEPLPVEMQNGFITSYTIFWANSITHMASATVNASLSSFVIRGLKPSTLYKVHIMASTAAGSTNGTSLTLVTTVLDDTEIQFLFLTLGLVFVVLIVLLICFQKNERPPR